A region from the Aegilops tauschii subsp. strangulata cultivar AL8/78 chromosome 5, Aet v6.0, whole genome shotgun sequence genome encodes:
- the LOC120963809 gene encoding protein AMEIOTIC 1 homolog produces the protein MSATAIHASAVLRRRAIADDLGLDADDAYWAAAPRLYDFSKHHLFKHEDDHHDDLNLKPEHEAHDINPKPEHDGHGINLKPEHERDLPKPEQEQEQEQERDPAPRPDPLPPAPSPRAPSPAPLPRKPSAHLCLLALQGTGLGWGVRKRVHYVSRHRAPRHDDRRARPPPAPPAVVAETAHDRRPAPAAGVHQSANADEGSSSNVKTKDLLGLLGETRADEEEGGESGRQEEEEREAPAVAEEKTTRKRRRRKPGRVHSFSLPKRRVRKPAPAPKVEVFEDADADAGPEAESERKVVARADRAKRKRNDVRRRGRGVAKRAKKATPPVPEEERKVVKKEKKTNLPEEKEGGGRDERTAVKTERKRGLPEEERTAVKAEKKRGLPEEERTAVVLVAVKRERKSKAPLCGRAVTVTEEPETKPPRAVKAEEATAAALAVPRGMVDRWTATRYAAAEASLLGVLRRFGARAGKTVPRGELRQAARKHVGDTGLLDHLLKHTADKVPRGSAERIRRRHTADGAMEYWLEPAELAALRREVGVDPYWVPPPGWKRGDPVSADGYALKAKMQVEELTKELAGVKRHMQQLVKAHQGTMNNEKKPEAVKACISHEPYQDKYECVMKANGNLEKQVLSLEEKYTSATRANGKLEEEVLFLKEKYEAVLEKNTRLEQQVAALSTSFLSLKEGMQFLNDGEQQQLRITGPEPRLLLCAKECRQADRQESNGAGDQLADVDGDGGKCREWPDEAQPSSPRTPTAARDDDECAMDGSLELPPTPPSASSTNAASSAKLLLLPAPGSPVQPPATSSSPRVDVCLQEPAQPHSGGLDLQLRHTAQDASSLPFPCGAAVGLPESGKTTTGGRVGTELALATPSY, from the exons ATGAGCGCCACGGCCATCCACGCCTCCGCCGTCCTGCGCCGCCGCGCCATCGCCGACGACCTCGGCCTCGACGCCGACGACGCATACTGGGCCGCCGCGCCCCGCCTCTACGACTTCTCCAAGCACCACCTCTTCAAGCACGAGGACGACCACCACGACGACCTCAACCTCAAGCCGGAGCACGAGGCCCACGACATCAACCCCAAGCCGGAGCACGACGGCCACGGCATCAACCTCAAGCCGGAGCACGAGCGCGACCTCCCCAAGCCggagcaggagcaggagcaggagcaggagcGCGACCCGGCGCCGCGCCCGGACCCGCTACCGCCAGCGCCGTCCCCGCGAGCGCCTTCGCCTGCGCCGCTGCCGAGGAAGCCCAGCGCCCACCTCTGCCTGCTCGCGCTCCAGGGCACCGGCCTCGGCTGGGGCGTGCGGAAGCGGGTCCACTACGTCTCCCGCCACCGCGCCCCGCGCCACGACGATCGCCGCGCACGccctccgcccgcgccgcccgccgtCGTCGCCGAGACCGCGCACGATCGCCGTCCCGCGCCCGCCGCCGGCGTCCACCAGAGCGCGAACGCGGACGAGGGGAGCTCCAGCAACGTCAAGACCAAGGACCTGCTCGGGCTGCTCGGGGAGACGCgggcggacgaggaggagggaggagagagcggccgccaggaggaggaggagcgcgaggCGCCGGCCGTGgcggaggagaagacgacgaggaagcggaggaggaggaagccCGGCCGCGTCCACAGCTTCAGCCTCCCCAAGAGGAGGGTCCGAAAGCCCGCTCCCGCTCCAAAGGTCGAGGTTTTCGaggacgccgacgccgacgcggGGCCGGAAGCAGAGAGCGAGCGCAAGGTGGTGGCCAGGGCGGACAGGGCCAAGAGGAAGAGGAACGACGTTCGTCGCCGTGGCCGTGGCGTCGCCAAGCGCGCCAAGAAGGCGACCCCGCCGGTGCCAGAGGAGGAGCGCAAGGTGgtcaagaaggagaagaagacgaACCTGCCGGAGGAGAAGGAGGGCGGCGGCCGGGACGAGCGCACCGCGGTCAAGACGGAGAGGAAGAGGGGCCTGCCGGAGGAGGAGCGCACCGCGGTCAAGGCGGAGAAGAAGAGAGGCCTGCCGGAGGAGGAGCGCACGGCGGTGGTGCTGGTGGCCGTCAAGAGGGAGAGGAAGAGCAAGGCTCCTCTCTGCGGCCGCGCCGTCACCGTCACGGAGGAGCCGGAGACGAAGCCCCCACGCGCAGTCAAGGCCGAggaggccaccgccgccgccttggCCGTGCCGCGCGGCATGGTCGACCGGTGGACGGCCACGCGCTACGCGGCCGCCGAGGCGTCCCTGCTCGGCGTCCTGCGCCGCTTCGGCGCGCGCGCCGGCAAGACCGTCCCCCGCGGCGAGCTGCGGCAGGCGGCGCGTAAGCACGTCGGCGACACGGGCCTCCTCGACCACCTCCTCAAGCACACCGCCGACAAGGTGCCGCGCGGCAGCGCCGAGCGCATCCGCCGCCGCCACACCGCCGACGGCGCCATGGAGTACTGGCTCGAGCCGGCCGAGCTCGCCGCCCTGCGCCGGGAGGTCGGCGTCGACCCGTACTGGGTGCCGCCGCCAGGGTGGAAGCGCGGGGACCCCGTGTCCGCCGACGGCTACGCGCTCAAGGCAAAGATGCAGGTGGAGGAGCTCACCAAGGAGCTCGCCGGAGTAAAAAG GCACATGCAGCAGCTGGTGAAGGCACATCAAGGCACAATGAACAATGAAAAGAAACCCGAGGCAGTCAAAGCCTGCATTTCTCATGAGCCTTATCAG GACAAGTATGAGTGTGTGATGAAGGCCAATGGCAATCTGGAAAAGCAAGTCCTGTCCTTGGAG GAGAAGTACACCAGCGCGACACGGGCGAATGGCAAGCTGGAGGAGGAGGTTCTGTTCCTCAAG GAGAAGTATGAGGCTGTGCTTGAGAAGAACACCAGGCTGGAGCAGCAGGTGGCTGCTCTGTCCACTTCTTTCCTGTCTCTCAAG GAGGGCATGCAGTTTCTGAATGAtggggagcagcagcagctgcgGATCACGGGACCAGAGCCGCGTCTTCTTCTGTGCGCCAAGGAGTGCCGCCAAGCTGACAGGCAGGAGAGCAATGGCGCAGGCGACCAGCTCGCCGAcgtcgacggcgacggcgggaagTGCAGGGAGTGGCCGGACGAGGCGCAACCCTCGTCGCCGCGGACCCCGACGGCGGCGAGAGACGACGACGAGTGCGCGATGGACGGCAGTCTCGAGCTCCCGCCCACGCCGCCGTCGGCCTCCTCCACCAACGCCGCCTCCTCCGCCAAGCTCCTGCTCCTCCCCGCCCCAGGCTCGCCGGTCCAGCCACCGGCCACCAGCAGCAGCCCCAGGGTTGACGTCTGCCTCCAGGAGCCAGCGCAGCCCCACTCCGGCGGCCTGGACCTGCAGCTCCGGCACACGGCGCAGGACGCGTCGTCGCTGCCGTTCCCGTGCGGAGCCGCCGTCGGCCTGCCGGAAAGCGGGAAGACGACGACCGGCGGCAGAGTGGGCACCGAGCTGGCCCTCGCCACCCCCTCCTACTGA
- the LOC109738419 gene encoding uncharacterized protein isoform X1 — MAQAAVESAASGGAFIGRPAEAPRMKRKTPSELREEQLKRRMSEKVANDQSLPSAAFDRPSNAPRNPEQQKISKYISTRVTEVFPVKKSRNAGKENCKDALLNNEKAPKSADAVTASQSAESPFSRSNGDSAQLDSSVPSLAEAAKPGFRKAEKCSKNALRSVSELHIGDEKQAGSSKFDMDKVMKGFGARGASGASSGTNIQAGDVPLKSSEVCPSKITIPGKRAPLDLTLKTTLQFVSSSSVKWCHNLSTSCRGTVAGGRSQSSGRTRQESNKEFLFSKALQSWVYPQSMLPAPIVSAMLSSTARGEKDFIHKRYQDWEDSFQNLYYMFRKNLLNIFYVCTAQFVALFISGNCLEKQSCNAYLSQSTRGMRSLLRKQGVSFSMPLCKAEMEQATEDDLIEFSKIRTLNLGQTLHIDALSEVDNTTQSLLSFTGNKSVHGLYDVLLNYKSFLNSLSATDVPVLYSPVPFQNGSLHIPKVICREMRKADSGLASSSVLDDAGEPGSAASDPPLAAGSVCYSMEIKDAALPPWVVSGVCAAMTSDTDRFDLTIATEPSSLGLNAALASLGGGAQSKTTPPEGGCEALVVPGAVLVPLLRSAALRGLRYERGEYLARTTA, encoded by the exons ATGGCGCAGGCTGCCGTCGAgtccgcggcgagcggcggcgcgttCATCGGGAGGCCGGCCGAGGCCCCGAGGATGAAGCGGAAGACCCCCTCCGAGCTGCGA gaagagcagttgaagcGACGCATGTCTGAAAAGGTTGCCAATGATCAGTCACTCCCTTCCGCGGCGTTTGATAG GCCAAGCAATGCGCCTCGGAACCCAGAGCAGCAGAAAATATCCAAATACATCAGCACTCGTGTCACAGAGGTGTTCCCAGTTAAAAAATCCAGAAACGCCGGGAAGGAAAATTGTAAG GATGCTTTACTGAACAATGAGAAGGCTCCCAAGTCTGCTGATGCTGTAACGGCTTCACAGTCTGCAGAATCTCCGTTTTCACG CAGCAATGGCGACTCTGCCCAGTTGGACTCTTCTGTTCCATCGCTCGCGGAAGCAGCAAAACCAGGTTTTAGGAAAGCTGAAAAATGCAGCAAGAATGCTTTGCGGAGTGTATCAGAGCTTCACATTGGCGATGAGAAGCAGGCTGGCTCTAGCAAATTTGACATG GACAAAGTGATGAAAGGGTTCGGAGCTCGTGGTGCTTCTGGAGCTTCCAGTGGCACTAACATACAGGCTGGTGATGTTCCTTTGAAGTCTTCAGAGGTGTGCCCTTCCAAGATCACAATACCAGGAAAAAGAGCTCCTTTGGATCTCACCTTGAAGACAACCCTGCAGTTTGTTTCATCATCTTCTGTGAAGTG GTGTCACAATTTGAGTACAAGTTGTAGGGGCACTGTTGCTGGAGGTAGGTCTCAAAGTTCAGGACGCACGAGGCAAGAGAGCAACAAGGAATTCTTGTTCTCGAAGGCACTGCAGTCATGGGTATACCCACAATCCATGTTACCTGCTCCCATTGTATCTGCTATGCTCTCATCAACTGCACGAGGAG AAAAAGATTTCATTCACAAAAGGTATCAGGATTGGGAAGATTCTTTTCAGAATCTTTACTACATGTTCCGGAAGAATCTGCTGAATATCTTCTATG TTTGTACGGCACAATTTGTTGCTCTATTTATCAGCGGAAACTGTTTGGAGAAGCAGTCCTGTAATGCCTACCTATCACAATCTACACGTGGCATGAGGTCACTACTACGAAAACAG GGTGTTTCCTTTTCTATGCCCCTTTGCAAGGCCGAAATGGAGCAGGCTACCGAAGACGACCTGATCGAATTCTCAAAAATCCGAACACTCAACCTGGGCCAG ACACTTCATATAGATGCTTTATCCGAGGTGGACAACACCACGCAGTCACTCCTTTCATTTACTGGCAATAAGAGCGTTCATGGCTTATATGATGTCTTGTTGAACTACAA GTCCTTTCTGAATTCATTATCTGCCACAGACGTCCCAGTGCTATATTCACCGGTGCCATTTCAAAATGGTTCCCTCCATATTCCGAAG GTAATATGCAGGGAGATGAGGAAAGCCGACAGCGGCCTGGCCTCGTCTAGCGTTTTGGATGATGCAGGAGAACCTGGATCAGCAGCGTCTGATCCTCCTCTTGCGGCGGGCAGCGTGTGCTACAGCATGGAGATAAAGGACGCGGCTCTCCCGCCGTGGGTCGTCTCGGGCGTCTGCGCCGCGATGACCTCAGACACGGACCGCTTTGATCTGAC GATCGCGACGGAGCCCTCCTCCTTGGGCCTGAACGCCGCCTTGGCATCCCTAGGCGGCGGCGCCCAGTCGAAGACGACACCACCGGAAGGCGGCTGTGAGGCCTTGGTTGTCCCTGGCGCCGTCCTGGTCCCCTTGCTGCGCTCGGCGGCGCTCCGGGGACTAAGGTACGAACGCGGCGAGTACCTCGCGCGCACGACCGCGTGA
- the LOC109738419 gene encoding uncharacterized protein isoform X2 yields the protein MAQAAVESAASGGAFIGRPAEAPRMKRKTPSELREEQLKRRMSEKVANDQSLPSAAFDRPSNAPRNPEQQKISKYISTRVTEVFPVKKSRNAGKENCKDALLNNEKAPKSADAVTASQSAESPFSRNGDSAQLDSSVPSLAEAAKPGFRKAEKCSKNALRSVSELHIGDEKQAGSSKFDMDKVMKGFGARGASGASSGTNIQAGDVPLKSSEVCPSKITIPGKRAPLDLTLKTTLQFVSSSSVKWCHNLSTSCRGTVAGGRSQSSGRTRQESNKEFLFSKALQSWVYPQSMLPAPIVSAMLSSTARGEKDFIHKRYQDWEDSFQNLYYMFRKNLLNIFYVCTAQFVALFISGNCLEKQSCNAYLSQSTRGMRSLLRKQGVSFSMPLCKAEMEQATEDDLIEFSKIRTLNLGQTLHIDALSEVDNTTQSLLSFTGNKSVHGLYDVLLNYKSFLNSLSATDVPVLYSPVPFQNGSLHIPKVICREMRKADSGLASSSVLDDAGEPGSAASDPPLAAGSVCYSMEIKDAALPPWVVSGVCAAMTSDTDRFDLTIATEPSSLGLNAALASLGGGAQSKTTPPEGGCEALVVPGAVLVPLLRSAALRGLRYERGEYLARTTA from the exons ATGGCGCAGGCTGCCGTCGAgtccgcggcgagcggcggcgcgttCATCGGGAGGCCGGCCGAGGCCCCGAGGATGAAGCGGAAGACCCCCTCCGAGCTGCGA gaagagcagttgaagcGACGCATGTCTGAAAAGGTTGCCAATGATCAGTCACTCCCTTCCGCGGCGTTTGATAG GCCAAGCAATGCGCCTCGGAACCCAGAGCAGCAGAAAATATCCAAATACATCAGCACTCGTGTCACAGAGGTGTTCCCAGTTAAAAAATCCAGAAACGCCGGGAAGGAAAATTGTAAG GATGCTTTACTGAACAATGAGAAGGCTCCCAAGTCTGCTGATGCTGTAACGGCTTCACAGTCTGCAGAATCTCCGTTTTCACG CAATGGCGACTCTGCCCAGTTGGACTCTTCTGTTCCATCGCTCGCGGAAGCAGCAAAACCAGGTTTTAGGAAAGCTGAAAAATGCAGCAAGAATGCTTTGCGGAGTGTATCAGAGCTTCACATTGGCGATGAGAAGCAGGCTGGCTCTAGCAAATTTGACATG GACAAAGTGATGAAAGGGTTCGGAGCTCGTGGTGCTTCTGGAGCTTCCAGTGGCACTAACATACAGGCTGGTGATGTTCCTTTGAAGTCTTCAGAGGTGTGCCCTTCCAAGATCACAATACCAGGAAAAAGAGCTCCTTTGGATCTCACCTTGAAGACAACCCTGCAGTTTGTTTCATCATCTTCTGTGAAGTG GTGTCACAATTTGAGTACAAGTTGTAGGGGCACTGTTGCTGGAGGTAGGTCTCAAAGTTCAGGACGCACGAGGCAAGAGAGCAACAAGGAATTCTTGTTCTCGAAGGCACTGCAGTCATGGGTATACCCACAATCCATGTTACCTGCTCCCATTGTATCTGCTATGCTCTCATCAACTGCACGAGGAG AAAAAGATTTCATTCACAAAAGGTATCAGGATTGGGAAGATTCTTTTCAGAATCTTTACTACATGTTCCGGAAGAATCTGCTGAATATCTTCTATG TTTGTACGGCACAATTTGTTGCTCTATTTATCAGCGGAAACTGTTTGGAGAAGCAGTCCTGTAATGCCTACCTATCACAATCTACACGTGGCATGAGGTCACTACTACGAAAACAG GGTGTTTCCTTTTCTATGCCCCTTTGCAAGGCCGAAATGGAGCAGGCTACCGAAGACGACCTGATCGAATTCTCAAAAATCCGAACACTCAACCTGGGCCAG ACACTTCATATAGATGCTTTATCCGAGGTGGACAACACCACGCAGTCACTCCTTTCATTTACTGGCAATAAGAGCGTTCATGGCTTATATGATGTCTTGTTGAACTACAA GTCCTTTCTGAATTCATTATCTGCCACAGACGTCCCAGTGCTATATTCACCGGTGCCATTTCAAAATGGTTCCCTCCATATTCCGAAG GTAATATGCAGGGAGATGAGGAAAGCCGACAGCGGCCTGGCCTCGTCTAGCGTTTTGGATGATGCAGGAGAACCTGGATCAGCAGCGTCTGATCCTCCTCTTGCGGCGGGCAGCGTGTGCTACAGCATGGAGATAAAGGACGCGGCTCTCCCGCCGTGGGTCGTCTCGGGCGTCTGCGCCGCGATGACCTCAGACACGGACCGCTTTGATCTGAC GATCGCGACGGAGCCCTCCTCCTTGGGCCTGAACGCCGCCTTGGCATCCCTAGGCGGCGGCGCCCAGTCGAAGACGACACCACCGGAAGGCGGCTGTGAGGCCTTGGTTGTCCCTGGCGCCGTCCTGGTCCCCTTGCTGCGCTCGGCGGCGCTCCGGGGACTAAGGTACGAACGCGGCGAGTACCTCGCGCGCACGACCGCGTGA